One segment of Thermococcus sp. AM4 DNA contains the following:
- a CDS encoding aldo/keto reductase, whose amino-acid sequence MPLSYQGDSVGVFRDLKVIGSDRVTAIGLGTWGIGGYESPDYSRDEESVEVLRYGLELGINLIDTAEFYGAGHSEELVGRAIEGFDRDELFIISKVWPTNFGYERAKRAVRASTKRLGTYIDLHLLHWPGESWRKIEETLHALEELVDEGLIRYIGVSNFDLELLKRSQEAMKKYEIVANEVKYSLRDRWPETSGLLDYMKKEKIALIAYTPLEKGSLARNPCLAEIGRKYGKTSAQVALNYLIWEENVIAIPKASRKEHVEENAGAMGWRLSREDREKARRCL is encoded by the coding sequence ATGCCTCTATCTTACCAAGGTGATAGCGTGGGCGTTTTTAGGGACTTAAAGGTTATAGGCTCGGACAGGGTAACTGCGATAGGCCTCGGCACCTGGGGAATAGGTGGCTACGAGAGCCCTGACTACTCGCGGGACGAGGAGAGCGTCGAGGTTCTCCGCTACGGCCTCGAACTCGGCATAAACCTCATAGACACCGCCGAGTTCTACGGCGCCGGCCACTCGGAGGAGCTCGTCGGAAGGGCCATCGAGGGCTTTGACAGGGACGAACTCTTCATCATCAGCAAGGTCTGGCCCACGAACTTCGGCTACGAAAGGGCGAAGAGAGCGGTAAGGGCGAGCACTAAGAGGCTCGGCACCTACATTGACCTTCACCTTCTCCACTGGCCCGGCGAGAGCTGGAGGAAGATAGAAGAAACTTTACACGCGTTGGAGGAACTCGTTGATGAAGGCCTCATCCGCTACATCGGCGTCAGCAACTTCGATTTGGAGCTTCTGAAACGCTCTCAGGAGGCAATGAAGAAGTACGAAATCGTCGCCAACGAGGTAAAATACTCCCTCCGCGACCGCTGGCCCGAAACGAGTGGACTTCTCGACTACATGAAGAAGGAAAAGATTGCGCTGATAGCTTACACCCCGCTGGAGAAGGGTTCCCTCGCGAGGAACCCATGCCTGGCCGAGATTGGGAGAAAATACGGAAAAACATCGGCCCAAGTCGCGCTAAACTACCTGATATGGGAGGAGAACGTTATAGCGATTCCCAAAGCCAGCAGGAAGGAGCACGTGGAAGAGAACGCCGGAGCTATGGGCTGGAGATTGAGCAGGGAAGATAGGGAGAAAGCCCGGAGGTGCCTTTGA
- a CDS encoding DUF2202 domain-containing protein, translated as MRKIWMGVGLIALLIGTVFGLAAAWRGQPGPSPYAAVDSQQLNGTVSTYYSDLSQDEIDGLLYMVEEEKLARDVYITLYNLTGLQVFDNIAKSEQRHMDAVLSLIEKYNLTAPDTLDQVGVFQNEELQNLYDQLVQMGSQSTEDALKVGALIEETDIKDLEDWIAKTDNEDIKTVYSNLMAGSENHLRAFVGQLERLGVDYTAQVLPQEQVDEILSSEWSHGKGMGMGAAQEMRKNGMRGGDAPGHGNGMCDGQMEMKKGGHGGHGKEHTCGCEDRAFRGHR; from the coding sequence ATGCGGAAAATATGGATGGGTGTGGGGCTCATTGCCCTCCTTATAGGTACGGTGTTTGGACTCGCGGCGGCGTGGAGGGGCCAGCCGGGACCCAGTCCCTACGCGGCAGTGGATTCCCAGCAACTCAACGGAACGGTTAGCACCTACTACTCCGATCTCAGCCAGGATGAGATCGACGGCCTGCTCTACATGGTTGAGGAAGAGAAGCTCGCCAGGGACGTTTACATTACCCTCTACAACCTAACGGGTCTTCAGGTGTTCGACAACATCGCCAAGAGCGAGCAGAGGCACATGGATGCCGTGCTAAGCCTGATAGAGAAGTACAACCTGACCGCGCCGGACACGCTCGACCAGGTCGGGGTCTTCCAGAACGAGGAGCTCCAGAACCTCTACGACCAGCTCGTCCAGATGGGAAGCCAGAGCACCGAGGACGCCCTTAAGGTCGGTGCCCTCATCGAGGAGACCGACATAAAGGACCTCGAGGACTGGATCGCCAAGACCGACAACGAGGACATCAAGACCGTCTACAGCAACCTCATGGCCGGCAGTGAGAACCACCTCAGGGCCTTCGTTGGCCAGCTCGAGAGGCTCGGTGTGGACTACACGGCCCAGGTGCTTCCTCAGGAGCAGGTCGATGAGATCCTTTCAAGCGAGTGGAGCCACGGAAAGGGCATGGGAATGGGAGCCGCTCAGGAGATGAGGAAGAATGGAATGAGGGGAGGTGATGCCCCAGGACATGGAAACGGAATGTGCGATGGCCAGATGGAGATGAAAAAGGGTGGACATGGAGGACACGGAAAGGAACACACCTGCGGATGCGAGGATCGTGCCTTCAGGGGGCACCGCTGA
- a CDS encoding MBL fold metallo-hydrolase, whose protein sequence is MALRKLSDFAYLYPGSPSTLLRVHEGKLVIVDPGHGKGRHKDLRREAKKLGLELKAQLVTHGHADHVAVAPRLDVPLYAHRFEFSVAESPLSREILTFGSKAPKGFLAFQFPGEVKVHAVFEWGDDLFGLKALNLSGHSPGMTGFLDRESGLVYAGDAFFGERVLETVGLPYFVDLAGFKDSLGRLLRYADEGCLLIPSHGRPVDGEEARSLIRKNLERVEEIEELIPELLESPMGIDEIAFKLMRRYSIEVTPQKLALNLVPVRAVIAELYNGGIIEAVVEKGLKWKTVRN, encoded by the coding sequence ATGGCCCTGAGAAAGTTGTCCGATTTTGCCTACCTTTACCCCGGCAGTCCCTCAACGCTCCTCCGCGTCCATGAAGGGAAGCTCGTGATCGTTGATCCCGGGCACGGAAAGGGAAGGCACAAGGATCTGAGAAGGGAAGCTAAAAAGCTAGGCCTTGAGCTCAAAGCCCAGCTCGTCACCCACGGGCACGCGGATCACGTTGCGGTTGCGCCGAGACTCGATGTTCCTCTCTACGCCCACAGGTTCGAGTTTTCGGTTGCCGAGAGCCCCCTCTCCCGTGAGATCCTCACCTTCGGTTCGAAGGCACCTAAGGGGTTCCTCGCCTTCCAGTTCCCCGGGGAGGTGAAGGTCCACGCGGTTTTCGAGTGGGGCGATGATCTCTTCGGTCTCAAGGCCCTGAACCTTAGCGGCCATTCACCGGGAATGACCGGTTTCTTGGACCGGGAGAGCGGGCTGGTCTACGCGGGCGATGCCTTCTTCGGGGAGAGGGTTCTCGAAACCGTTGGCCTTCCCTACTTCGTCGATCTGGCCGGGTTTAAGGACTCCCTCGGGAGACTACTCCGCTACGCCGATGAAGGCTGCCTCCTGATACCCTCCCACGGCAGACCCGTCGATGGGGAGGAAGCGCGATCCCTGATCCGGAAGAACCTCGAACGGGTGGAGGAGATCGAGGAACTCATTCCAGAGCTTCTTGAAAGTCCGATGGGAATCGACGAGATAGCGTTCAAGCTGATGCGCCGTTATTCTATCGAGGTAACGCCCCAGAAACTCGCCCTGAACCTCGTCCCGGTTAGGGCCGTTATAGCGGAACTCTACAACGGTGGAATAATCGAGGCGGTTGTGGAAAAGGGGTTGAAATGGAAAACCGTGAGGAACTGA
- the asnS gene encoding asparagine--tRNA ligase codes for MIDKVYCADVKPEMEGKRVKLAGWVYRKREVGKKVFIVLRDSSGIVQVVFSKELNEEAYREAKKLGIESSVIIEGTVKADPRAPTGAEVRADKLEVLQNVDFFPITKDASPEFLLDVRHLHLRSPKVASIMKVKATLVQAAREWLLQDGWYEVFPPILVTGAVEGGSTLFKLKYFDRYAYLSQSAQLYLEAAIFGLEKVWSLTPSFRAEKSRTRRHLTEFWHLELEAAWMDLWDIMKVEEELVSYMVQRALELRKSEIETFRKDLTTLKNAVPPFPRISYDEAIEVLQSKGVEIEWGEDMGADEERVLTEEFEAPFFVYGYPKGIKAFYMKEDPEDPRKVLAADMLAPEGYGEIIGGSQREDDYDKLVQRILEEGMNPEDYQWYLDLRKYGSVPHSGFGLGLERLVAWVLKLDHIRWATLFPRTPSRLYP; via the coding sequence GTGATTGATAAGGTTTACTGTGCCGACGTTAAGCCCGAAATGGAAGGGAAGAGGGTTAAGCTCGCCGGATGGGTTTACAGGAAGAGGGAAGTCGGAAAGAAGGTCTTCATAGTGCTCAGGGACTCAAGTGGAATCGTCCAAGTGGTTTTCTCCAAGGAACTCAACGAAGAGGCCTACAGGGAGGCCAAGAAGCTTGGCATCGAGTCGAGCGTCATCATCGAGGGAACCGTCAAAGCTGACCCGCGCGCCCCAACCGGCGCCGAGGTTCGGGCCGACAAGCTCGAGGTACTCCAGAACGTTGACTTCTTCCCGATAACGAAGGACGCGAGCCCGGAGTTCCTGCTCGACGTCAGGCACCTGCACCTCCGCTCGCCCAAGGTCGCGAGCATAATGAAGGTGAAGGCCACGCTCGTTCAGGCCGCTCGTGAGTGGCTCCTCCAAGACGGCTGGTACGAGGTTTTCCCGCCGATACTCGTCACCGGGGCGGTGGAGGGCGGCTCAACGCTCTTCAAGCTCAAGTACTTTGACCGCTACGCCTACCTGAGCCAGTCGGCCCAGCTCTACCTTGAGGCGGCAATATTTGGCCTCGAAAAGGTCTGGTCGCTCACGCCGAGCTTCAGGGCCGAGAAGAGCAGGACGAGGAGGCACCTCACCGAGTTCTGGCACCTCGAGCTTGAGGCCGCGTGGATGGACCTCTGGGACATCATGAAGGTCGAGGAGGAGCTGGTAAGCTACATGGTTCAGCGCGCGCTTGAGCTCAGGAAGAGCGAGATTGAGACCTTTAGAAAGGATTTGACCACGCTCAAGAACGCCGTTCCGCCGTTCCCGAGGATAAGCTACGACGAGGCCATAGAGGTACTCCAGAGCAAGGGCGTCGAGATAGAGTGGGGCGAGGACATGGGTGCCGACGAGGAGAGGGTTCTTACCGAGGAGTTCGAGGCCCCGTTCTTCGTCTACGGCTATCCGAAGGGTATCAAGGCCTTCTACATGAAGGAGGACCCGGAGGACCCGAGGAAGGTTCTCGCGGCGGATATGCTCGCGCCCGAAGGCTACGGCGAGATAATCGGTGGCTCCCAGCGTGAGGACGACTACGACAAGCTCGTGCAGCGCATTTTGGAGGAGGGAATGAACCCCGAAGATTACCAGTGGTACCTCGACCTCAGGAAGTACGGCTCCGTTCCGCACAGCGGTTTCGGTCTCGGCCTTGAGAGGCTCGTCGCGTGGGTCCTCAAGCTCGACCACATCCGCTGGGCCACGCTCTTCCCGAGGACGCCGAGCAGGCTGTATCCGTGA
- a CDS encoding 2,3-bisphosphoglycerate-independent phosphoglycerate mutase has protein sequence MKKRKGLLIILDGLGDRPIKEFGGKTPLEYAKTPNMDKLAKLGILGQQDPIKPGQPAGSDTAHLSIFGYDPYKVYRGRGFLEALGVGLDLDEDDLAFRVNFATIENGIIVDRRAGRISTEEAHELAKAIQEKVKLPVDFIFVGATGHRAVLVLKGMAKGYRVGENDPHEAGKPPHRFTWEDEESKKVAEILEEFVRQAHEVLEKHPINEKRRKEGKPPANYLLIRGAGTYPNIPMKFTEQWKVRAGAVIAVSLVKGVARAIGFDVYTPEGATGEYNTDEMAKAKKTVELLKEYDFVFLHFKPTDAAGHDNNPKLKAEMIEKADRMIGYIIEHVDLEDVVIAITGDHSTPCEVMNHSGDPVPVLIAGGGVRPDHTESFGERECMRGGLGRIRGHDIVPVMMDLMNRSEKFGA, from the coding sequence ATGAAGAAGAGGAAGGGACTTCTCATAATCCTCGACGGTCTCGGCGACAGACCGATTAAAGAGTTTGGAGGAAAGACCCCGCTGGAGTACGCAAAGACCCCAAACATGGACAAGCTTGCGAAACTCGGAATCCTCGGCCAGCAGGACCCGATAAAGCCCGGCCAGCCGGCAGGGAGCGACACGGCACATTTGAGCATCTTCGGCTACGACCCCTACAAGGTCTACCGCGGAAGGGGCTTCCTTGAGGCCCTCGGCGTCGGGTTGGATTTGGATGAGGACGATTTGGCCTTTAGGGTTAACTTCGCAACAATCGAGAACGGGATAATCGTTGACAGGAGAGCGGGAAGGATAAGCACCGAGGAAGCCCACGAGCTCGCGAAGGCGATACAGGAGAAGGTAAAGCTCCCGGTTGACTTCATCTTCGTTGGGGCCACCGGTCACAGGGCCGTTCTGGTCCTCAAGGGCATGGCCAAGGGCTACCGCGTCGGCGAGAACGACCCCCACGAGGCCGGAAAGCCACCCCACAGGTTCACCTGGGAGGACGAGGAGAGCAAGAAGGTCGCGGAAATCCTCGAGGAGTTCGTCAGGCAGGCCCACGAGGTTCTTGAGAAGCACCCAATCAACGAGAAGCGCAGGAAGGAAGGAAAGCCACCGGCGAACTACCTGCTCATCCGCGGTGCCGGAACATACCCGAACATCCCGATGAAGTTCACCGAGCAGTGGAAGGTCAGGGCCGGAGCCGTCATAGCGGTCTCGCTCGTCAAGGGCGTCGCGAGGGCGATAGGCTTCGACGTTTACACCCCAGAGGGAGCAACTGGAGAATACAACACCGACGAGATGGCTAAAGCAAAGAAGACCGTCGAACTGCTCAAGGAGTATGATTTCGTGTTCCTCCACTTCAAGCCGACAGATGCTGCCGGCCACGACAACAACCCGAAGCTCAAGGCTGAGATGATTGAGAAGGCCGACAGGATGATAGGCTACATCATCGAGCACGTTGACCTTGAAGATGTCGTGATAGCGATAACCGGCGACCACTCAACTCCCTGTGAGGTCATGAACCACAGCGGGGACCCCGTTCCGGTTCTCATAGCCGGCGGTGGCGTCAGGCCGGACCACACCGAGAGCTTCGGCGAGCGCGAGTGCATGCGTGGCGGACTCGGCAGGATAAGGGGCCACGACATAGTGCCGGTAATGATGGACCTCATGAACCGCTCCGAGAAGTTCGGGGCTTAA
- a CDS encoding winged helix-turn-helix domain-containing protein: MVQSVEELATVCEALANPVRIRLLKLLSQKEWYVYELAKTLGISRQLLYLHLKKLEKAGLVESELRLEPDDPRAKKYYRAKPFRLVIDNQTIMNLEG, encoded by the coding sequence ATGGTGCAGAGTGTCGAGGAACTTGCAACGGTTTGCGAGGCATTGGCCAATCCCGTTCGAATACGGTTACTCAAGCTTCTCTCCCAGAAGGAATGGTACGTCTACGAGCTGGCCAAAACCCTCGGGATATCGCGGCAGCTTCTCTACCTTCACCTGAAAAAGCTTGAGAAGGCGGGACTCGTTGAAAGCGAACTCAGACTTGAGCCGGACGATCCCAGAGCCAAGAAGTACTACCGAGCAAAGCCCTTCAGGCTGGTTATAGACAACCAGACGATAATGAATTTGGAGGGATGA
- a CDS encoding translation initiation factor IF-2 N-terminal domain-containing protein codes for MRASALVRSIVDLLLTVTFIVIAITGIGLYLAPSGRIAHTVNWTFLGMDKDTLTLIHTYFGFVMIALVAVHLIIGFRSMLIMLKSALRSSKLKVVAALLVPLLLIAGGYSVFAAYSGEEEEQSTGLEEYNTTEGVEGVYITGTMMKYYTVQELADEFHVPVDGLIEKLKERGIEATPDESLAEIEYKYDLDREEFKAMLEEIIAELGGGGS; via the coding sequence ATGAGGGCATCTGCGCTGGTGAGGAGCATCGTCGATCTCCTGCTCACCGTAACGTTCATCGTTATAGCCATCACGGGTATAGGTCTGTACCTTGCCCCAAGCGGAAGGATAGCCCACACCGTTAACTGGACCTTCCTCGGAATGGATAAGGATACCCTTACCCTGATCCACACGTACTTCGGGTTCGTGATGATCGCCCTGGTGGCGGTTCACCTGATAATAGGTTTCCGCAGCATGCTGATCATGCTCAAGTCCGCCCTGCGGAGTTCAAAGCTGAAGGTCGTTGCCGCCCTGCTGGTACCCCTCCTGCTGATAGCGGGCGGTTATTCGGTCTTCGCGGCCTACAGCGGGGAGGAAGAGGAGCAGTCCACAGGTCTGGAGGAGTACAACACTACCGAGGGCGTCGAGGGAGTGTATATTACCGGCACCATGATGAAGTACTACACCGTTCAGGAGCTCGCCGACGAGTTCCACGTTCCCGTCGATGGCCTCATCGAGAAGCTGAAGGAGAGGGGAATCGAGGCAACGCCCGACGAGAGCCTCGCCGAGATCGAGTACAAGTACGATCTGGACAGGGAGGAGTTCAAGGCCATGCTTGAGGAGATAATAGCGGAGCTTGGAGGGGGTGGTTCATGA
- a CDS encoding amidohydrolase family protein, with protein MFALVGKLVDYRSVRDGAVIVEDNVIRAVVPVGELGEWGVDEVYGGENYLVIPGLINAHTHVAMARFRGLGEDLPTEEWLGKIIWPMEMEWTRKEIREWAEIGLREALMNGSTTVNDHYFFADEIAKVAERLGVRAFLGQTVMDEVDFPLASPEEGFRFFKRWSRSELVTPTLAPHATNTVSPELMKELAELSRESGARVHIHLAQSRAEVSEVKRRYGLSPVGLLERAGLLNESLIGVHGVYLNDSDFERLVGAGSTLVHCPTSNVKLEARTVNLRKLLDLGLNVALGNDSPNPTGILDPFLEMRTAGIIANLTAGKAHAVPARELFGMATVGGARALGLKAGLIEPGYLADLLLINANKPWFRPLENVYSLIVYSTRGSDVEMTVVNGRVVHRKIY; from the coding sequence ATGTTCGCGCTGGTCGGAAAGCTCGTCGATTACCGCTCCGTTCGAGATGGGGCCGTCATCGTTGAGGATAACGTCATTCGGGCCGTCGTTCCGGTGGGAGAACTGGGGGAGTGGGGCGTTGACGAAGTTTACGGCGGAGAGAACTACCTCGTGATTCCCGGCCTAATCAACGCCCACACCCACGTGGCGATGGCGCGCTTTAGGGGTCTCGGTGAGGACCTGCCGACGGAGGAGTGGCTTGGGAAAATCATCTGGCCGATGGAGATGGAATGGACGCGGAAGGAAATCCGCGAGTGGGCTGAAATCGGCCTTAGAGAGGCTTTGATGAACGGCTCGACGACGGTAAACGACCACTACTTCTTCGCGGACGAGATAGCAAAGGTCGCCGAAAGGCTTGGCGTAAGGGCCTTCCTCGGGCAGACGGTTATGGACGAGGTCGATTTCCCTCTCGCGAGTCCTGAGGAGGGCTTCAGATTCTTCAAGCGCTGGAGCCGGAGCGAGCTCGTAACGCCCACCCTGGCACCTCACGCAACGAACACCGTCTCGCCTGAGCTGATGAAAGAACTTGCCGAACTCTCCCGGGAAAGCGGCGCGAGGGTTCACATCCATCTCGCCCAGAGCAGGGCGGAGGTTTCCGAGGTTAAAAGGCGCTACGGCCTTTCGCCCGTTGGCCTCCTCGAAAGGGCCGGGCTTTTGAACGAAAGTTTAATCGGCGTTCACGGCGTTTACCTGAACGATTCTGACTTCGAGAGGCTGGTCGGGGCCGGCTCGACCCTCGTTCACTGCCCGACGAGCAACGTCAAGCTTGAGGCCCGGACGGTAAACCTGAGGAAACTCCTTGACCTCGGTCTCAACGTGGCTCTGGGCAACGACTCGCCGAATCCAACCGGAATCCTCGACCCCTTCCTTGAGATGAGAACCGCCGGAATCATCGCGAACCTGACAGCCGGAAAGGCGCATGCGGTTCCAGCTCGGGAGCTCTTCGGAATGGCGACCGTTGGAGGCGCGAGGGCCCTTGGATTAAAGGCCGGACTCATTGAGCCCGGCTATCTCGCGGATTTGCTCCTGATAAACGCCAATAAGCCTTGGTTCAGGCCGCTGGAGAACGTTTACTCGCTCATCGTTTATTCCACGAGGGGAAGCGACGTTGAGATGACTGTGGTTAACGGCCGGGTTGTCCACCGCAAAATTTATTAA
- a CDS encoding DUF2202 domain-containing protein, producing the protein MRKVLGILLVGLMVLAVFGAGCITGETTTTGEGTGSSMGHGPPEGKGYGGRGPGSSTQEVTNVSSYPAQNLSQDEIEAILYMREEEKLARDVYLTLYNLTGLQIFDNIARSEQTHMDMVLGLIEKYNLTDPVAGMGVGEFNSTEMRDLYEKLVAQGSKSEVDALKVGALIEEIDIKDLDEWLERTDNEDVKVVFESLREGSENHLRAFTRILSNRYGVTYEPQVLSKDEYESIVG; encoded by the coding sequence ATGAGGAAGGTACTCGGCATCCTGCTGGTCGGTTTGATGGTGTTGGCCGTCTTTGGAGCGGGATGCATCACGGGGGAAACAACAACGACCGGTGAGGGAACGGGTTCCTCGATGGGGCACGGTCCCCCGGAGGGTAAGGGATACGGGGGTAGGGGACCAGGATCATCCACCCAGGAGGTCACCAACGTATCCTCGTATCCGGCTCAAAACCTGAGCCAAGATGAGATTGAGGCAATCCTCTACATGAGGGAGGAAGAGAAGCTCGCCAGGGACGTTTACCTCACCCTCTACAACCTGACGGGCCTCCAGATATTTGACAACATAGCGAGAAGCGAGCAGACTCACATGGACATGGTGCTCGGCCTCATCGAGAAGTACAACCTCACGGACCCCGTTGCCGGTATGGGAGTCGGGGAGTTCAACAGTACTGAGATGCGGGACCTCTACGAAAAGCTCGTTGCGCAGGGAAGCAAAAGCGAGGTCGATGCCCTCAAGGTAGGGGCCCTCATAGAGGAGATCGACATCAAGGATCTCGACGAATGGCTTGAGAGGACTGACAACGAGGACGTAAAGGTCGTCTTTGAAAGCCTCAGGGAGGGCAGCGAGAACCACCTGCGGGCGTTTACGCGGATACTCTCCAACCGGTACGGAGTGACCTACGAGCCCCAGGTGCTCAGCAAGGATGAATACGAGTCCATAGTCGGTTAG
- a CDS encoding CBS domain-containing protein yields MVGIQVQEVMTDRFQKIDIDAPLSEAIGIFEKEDPDLILVFDGNLYKGVLTQDLIIRSHLKWDPTKAKVRDVYKPAPVIKPDEDLSKAAKLMMEVDLRSLPVGESKAEIIGVINDIALLERVAEGDFGKRKVEEFMTKEVITLGPNDTVAKALATMRDHAISRIPIVDEEGKLEGLVTLHDLIVRFIKPRFRAKAGELAGEKIPPFSMPLRDVMIRGVITILPDAKVREAVATMRDNDIDGLVVVNENNKVVGILTVKDLLLPISKMTEKEARFYLQLGGDAAILSDFTRERIISDIRRFVDGYEDLLGQEGIIYLHIRRFREKFRGVHLYQARMRVVTDRGVFVATGETWGAIQAVHDALRAIERQLLQKAELEKDIRYAKRFLEKLEF; encoded by the coding sequence ATGGTCGGAATTCAGGTGCAGGAGGTAATGACGGACAGGTTCCAGAAGATAGACATCGACGCCCCCCTTTCTGAGGCGATAGGAATCTTCGAGAAGGAAGACCCCGACCTCATTCTCGTGTTCGATGGGAACCTGTACAAAGGTGTCCTAACGCAGGATTTGATCATACGCTCCCACCTCAAGTGGGACCCGACCAAGGCCAAGGTTAGGGACGTTTACAAGCCCGCCCCGGTCATAAAGCCGGATGAGGACCTGAGCAAGGCGGCAAAGCTCATGATGGAGGTTGACCTCCGCTCCCTCCCCGTCGGGGAGAGCAAGGCTGAAATCATCGGTGTTATAAACGATATAGCCCTCCTCGAGAGGGTTGCCGAGGGCGATTTCGGAAAGAGAAAGGTTGAGGAGTTCATGACCAAGGAGGTCATAACCCTCGGACCTAACGACACGGTCGCCAAGGCCCTCGCGACGATGCGCGACCATGCTATATCGAGGATTCCGATCGTTGACGAGGAGGGCAAACTTGAGGGCCTCGTAACGCTCCACGACCTAATCGTCAGGTTCATAAAGCCCCGCTTCAGGGCCAAGGCAGGTGAGCTGGCCGGCGAGAAGATCCCGCCCTTCAGCATGCCCCTCCGCGATGTTATGATCCGGGGCGTCATAACGATCCTCCCGGACGCGAAGGTCAGGGAAGCCGTTGCCACGATGAGGGACAACGATATAGACGGCCTCGTCGTCGTCAACGAGAACAACAAGGTCGTCGGAATACTCACCGTCAAGGACCTGCTCCTGCCGATTTCGAAGATGACCGAGAAGGAGGCTCGCTTCTACCTCCAGCTCGGCGGTGACGCGGCGATACTCAGCGACTTCACGAGGGAGAGAATAATAAGCGACATCAGGCGCTTCGTCGACGGCTACGAGGACCTGCTCGGTCAGGAGGGCATAATCTACCTCCACATCAGGCGCTTCAGGGAGAAGTTCAGGGGAGTGCACCTCTATCAGGCCAGGATGAGGGTCGTTACAGACAGGGGCGTCTTCGTGGCGACTGGCGAGACATGGGGTGCGATTCAGGCGGTTCACGACGCCCTCCGTGCCATCGAGAGACAGCTCCTTCAGAAGGCCGAGCTCGAAAAGGACATCAGGTACGCCAAGAGGTTCCTTGAGAAGCTCGAATTCTGA